Genomic window (Caldisalinibacter kiritimatiensis):
ACATTAAATTTCCTTATTATATCATATACAGGATCTACGTAAATCCTAGTAGGAGTTAATAATTCTTCTCCAAGAGTTTTACCCAATTCTTCAATATGCTCATTAACTTTGTATTTCTTTATATCAAACAATACTTTTCTTACCAAAGAAAAGCCGTTACTATGAAGCCCACTAGAAGGTAATCCTATCAAAACATCTTCTTCTTCTATAGAACTACCATCTATGATATTATTTTTATCTACAATACCTACTGCAAATCCTGCCACATCGTATTCTCCGTCATTATAAAATCCCGGCATTTCCGCTGTTTCTCCTCCAATTAATGCAGCACCAGCTTTTATACATCCATTTGATATACCTTTTACTATACTGGAAGCTTTTTCAGGCTCTAGTTTTCCTGTTGCTATATAATCTAAAAAGAATAATGGTTTGGCTCCTTGGCACAGGATATCATTGACACACATAGCAACACAATCTTCTCCGATGGTGTCATGTTTATCCATCATAAAAGCTATTTTTAGCTTTGTTCCCACTCCATCTGTACCTGAAACCAATATAGGTTCATCATATGCATCTTTGTCTATTGAAAATAATCCTCCAAAATTACCAATATCAGATACTACTCCATCAGTAAATGTTTTCTTAACATATTGCTTCATTAATTTTACCGACTCATATCCAGCCTCTACATCTACTCCAGCCTCTTTATACGTAAGCTTTTTATTATCCATTCTTGTCACCTCAAAGTTATATATGATTTTGGAATTATAACCTCACAATTTTTATTAATTTAAAATTGAAAATTACAAGACAAGTGCTATTCGCCTTTCGCTGTTCGCTAATTTATACTACTCTATTCTCTAATCCATAATCCTTAATCTATAATCAATTTACTTATTTTCTCCAATTTGC
Coding sequences:
- the purM gene encoding phosphoribosylformylglycinamidine cyclo-ligase; its protein translation is MDNKKLTYKEAGVDVEAGYESVKLMKQYVKKTFTDGVVSDIGNFGGLFSIDKDAYDEPILVSGTDGVGTKLKIAFMMDKHDTIGEDCVAMCVNDILCQGAKPLFFLDYIATGKLEPEKASSIVKGISNGCIKAGAALIGGETAEMPGFYNDGEYDVAGFAVGIVDKNNIIDGSSIEEEDVLIGLPSSGLHSNGFSLVRKVLFDIKKYKVNEHIEELGKTLGEELLTPTRIYVDPVYDIIRKFNVKGISHITGGGFNENIPRMLPNELTAKINTKVIEVPPIFQLIKKEGNIDIDEMYSTFNMGIGLVMAIGKDQAYNVVEYLNKKGQKSYVIGEIVKEEGAIVLCH